From Arachis stenosperma cultivar V10309 chromosome 2, arast.V10309.gnm1.PFL2, whole genome shotgun sequence, one genomic window encodes:
- the LOC130957356 gene encoding meiotic recombination protein SPO11-2 isoform X1 codes for MEDLRNPMLKFFSDQELCYAEIVPSAQVRARIEVSVLNFLKNLNASNPAISDLPLIQRKFCNSRVNHSLMTDLSCVFLSHSVSSRSLMRPNAAKAFVRVWKVMELCYQILLQEKRVTQRELYYKLLCDSPHLFPSQIDVNRTIQDVVALLRCSRYSLGIMASSRGLVAGRLTFQEPGKEVVDCSVCGSSAHTIPGDVNLLENLILDTDARYIIIVEKHAIFQRLAEDQFFNQIPSILVTAKGYPDMATRVLLHRIHRTFPDLPILALVDWNPAGLAILCTFKFGSVTMGLEAYRYACNVKWLGLRGQDLEMLPDESLVPLKPKDLQIAQSLMSSGILQGNYRDEVALMVQSGRRAEIEALYFHGYDYLGKYIAKKIVQSDYI; via the exons ATGGAAGATCTTCGGAATCCAATGCTGAAGTTCTTCTCTGATCAAGAGCTTTGTTATGCTGAGATCGTCCCTAGTGCTCAG GTCCGAGCTAGAATTGAAGTTTCAGTGCTCAATTTTCTCAAGAATTTGAATGCATCAAACCCCGCCATCTCAGATTTGCCTCTG ATTCAGAGAAAATTTTGCAACAGCCGAGTAAATCATAGCTTGATGACCGACCTATCATGTGTTTTCCTCTCCCATTCTGTTTCTTCGAGGTCCTTGATGAGGCCTAATGCAGCAAAGGCCTTCGTTAGAg TGTGGAAGGTGATGGAGTTGTGCTATCAGATATTGCTTCAGGAAAAGCGTGTCACGCAGAGGGAGCTATACTACAAGCTTCTGTGCGATTCGCCACATCTGTTTCCTTCTCAGATAGATGTCAACAGGACAATCCAAG ATGTCGTGGCATTGCTTAGGTGCAGCCGATACAGTCTCGGAATCATGGCATCTAGTCGAGGTTTAGTAGCCGGCCGCCTTACTTTTCAG GAGCCGGGCAAAGAGGTTGTTGATTGCTCTGTATGCGGATCTTCTGCACATACAATTCCGGGAGACGTGAATTTGTTAGAAAACTTGATTCTAGATACTGATGCTAGATACATTATAATTGTGGAGAAG CATGCAATATTTCAGCGGCTTGCTGAGGatcaattttttaatcaaattccaAGCATTCTTGTCACAGCTAAAGGTTATCCAGATATGGCAACGAG AGTTCTTCTTCATCGAATCCATCGAACATTTCCTGACTTGCCAATTTTAGCTTTGGTGGATTG GAATCCTGCTGGATTAGCTATTTTGTGCACCTTCAAATTTGGAAGTGTTACAATGGGCCTAGAGGCATACAGATACG CGTGCAATGTGAAATGGTTAGGCTTACGGGGGCAAGATCTAGAGATGTTGCCTGACGAATCTTTGGTTCCATTAAAGCCAAAGGATCTCCAAATTGCTCAAAGCTTGATGTCCTCCGGAATCTTACAG GGGAATTACAGAGATGAGGTGGCCTTAATGGTCCAGAGTGGTAGGCGAGCTGAAATCGAGGCCCTATACTTTCATGGGTATGATTATTTGGGGAAGTACATAGCTAAAAAGATTGTTCAGTCCGATTATATATAA
- the LOC130957356 gene encoding meiotic recombination protein SPO11-2 isoform X2, with amino-acid sequence MTDLSCVFLSHSVSSRSLMRPNAAKAFVRVWKVMELCYQILLQEKRVTQRELYYKLLCDSPHLFPSQIDVNRTIQDVVALLRCSRYSLGIMASSRGLVAGRLTFQEPGKEVVDCSVCGSSAHTIPGDVNLLENLILDTDARYIIIVEKHAIFQRLAEDQFFNQIPSILVTAKGYPDMATRVLLHRIHRTFPDLPILALVDWNPAGLAILCTFKFGSVTMGLEAYRYACNVKWLGLRGQDLEMLPDESLVPLKPKDLQIAQSLMSSGILQGNYRDEVALMVQSGRRAEIEALYFHGYDYLGKYIAKKIVQSDYI; translated from the exons ATGACCGACCTATCATGTGTTTTCCTCTCCCATTCTGTTTCTTCGAGGTCCTTGATGAGGCCTAATGCAGCAAAGGCCTTCGTTAGAg TGTGGAAGGTGATGGAGTTGTGCTATCAGATATTGCTTCAGGAAAAGCGTGTCACGCAGAGGGAGCTATACTACAAGCTTCTGTGCGATTCGCCACATCTGTTTCCTTCTCAGATAGATGTCAACAGGACAATCCAAG ATGTCGTGGCATTGCTTAGGTGCAGCCGATACAGTCTCGGAATCATGGCATCTAGTCGAGGTTTAGTAGCCGGCCGCCTTACTTTTCAG GAGCCGGGCAAAGAGGTTGTTGATTGCTCTGTATGCGGATCTTCTGCACATACAATTCCGGGAGACGTGAATTTGTTAGAAAACTTGATTCTAGATACTGATGCTAGATACATTATAATTGTGGAGAAG CATGCAATATTTCAGCGGCTTGCTGAGGatcaattttttaatcaaattccaAGCATTCTTGTCACAGCTAAAGGTTATCCAGATATGGCAACGAG AGTTCTTCTTCATCGAATCCATCGAACATTTCCTGACTTGCCAATTTTAGCTTTGGTGGATTG GAATCCTGCTGGATTAGCTATTTTGTGCACCTTCAAATTTGGAAGTGTTACAATGGGCCTAGAGGCATACAGATACG CGTGCAATGTGAAATGGTTAGGCTTACGGGGGCAAGATCTAGAGATGTTGCCTGACGAATCTTTGGTTCCATTAAAGCCAAAGGATCTCCAAATTGCTCAAAGCTTGATGTCCTCCGGAATCTTACAG GGGAATTACAGAGATGAGGTGGCCTTAATGGTCCAGAGTGGTAGGCGAGCTGAAATCGAGGCCCTATACTTTCATGGGTATGATTATTTGGGGAAGTACATAGCTAAAAAGATTGTTCAGTCCGATTATATATAA